In Rhizophagus irregularis chromosome 7, complete sequence, a single genomic region encodes these proteins:
- a CDS encoding uncharacterized protein (SECRETED:cutsite_VVG-IP; SECRETED:prob_0.6991); SECRETED:SignalP(1-19), whose product MFAQLYIIYIFFLVSAVVGIPVVNLQNQSFSTDGLVSTRPKCTDPNNAKYKSSVCATRKSVRVSCESYNNPGTAVDTNFSCGDGESCVDIDSNDAFCVDDKSAQLWENNQNFERVCSASVLLTPPQETFQLVAGMTTYSTTGDPIQVLSLEVRYDDNDSDDFVLQENNYSLTIKQENFSRKISFCFFAGTQEKVQAAASLAYVLM is encoded by the coding sequence ATGTTTGctcaattatatattatatatattttctttttggttTCAGCTGTAGTAGGAATACCTGtagtaaatttacaaaatcaatCTTTTAGCACTGATGGTCTTGTATCCACTAGGCCTAAATGCACTGATCCTAATAATGCTAAATATAAAAGCTCCGTTTGCGCTACAAGGAAATCAGTGAGGGTTTCATGTGAATCTTATAATAATCCAGGCACAGCTGTAGACACTAATTTTAGCTGTGGAGATGGCGAATCCTGTGTTGATATTGACTCAAATGATGCATTCTGTGTTGACGATAAAAGTGCTCAATTATGggaaaataatcaaaattttgaaagagTATGTTCAGCATCTGTTTTATTAACGCCACCACAAGAGACTTTTCAACTTGTAGCTGGAATGACAACATATTCAACAACTGGGGATCCAATACAAGTACTTTCGCTAGAAGTAAGATATGACGATAACGATTCAGATGACTTTGTATTacaagaaaataattacaGCCTCACTattaaacaagaaaatttttctcgTAAAATAAGTTTCTGCTTCTTTGCAGGCACTCAAGAGAAAGTACAAGCTGCAGCTTCTCTAGCGTATGTTTTAATGTGA